One window from the genome of Cryobacterium sp. GrIS_2_6 encodes:
- a CDS encoding metal ABC transporter ATP-binding protein, with protein MNENDSQPRTTAPLALHVAGASFAYAQAPALEDVTFDLRAGEAVALIGPNGSGKSTLLKGVLGLIHRTAGTVEVLGESPAPAGAVGYVPQADELDPEFPVTLEQVVMMGRYRSLGWLRLPGKRDRAHVAAALEAVGLSERARTRFGELSGGQQQRGLLARALASGPRLLLLDEPFNGLDQENRNALVDTVKRLKTDGVAVLISTHDLELARDVCESVLLLNGGQVAFGPLDEVLSLENVQRTFRSVGVELDEHTVVVPSHTGH; from the coding sequence GTGAACGAGAACGATTCTCAACCGCGGACCACCGCGCCGCTCGCCCTCCACGTGGCCGGGGCATCCTTCGCATACGCCCAGGCGCCCGCGCTCGAAGACGTCACCTTCGACCTGCGCGCGGGCGAGGCCGTCGCCCTGATCGGGCCGAACGGTTCGGGAAAGTCGACCCTGCTCAAGGGAGTGCTCGGCCTGATCCATCGCACAGCAGGCACGGTCGAGGTGCTCGGTGAATCCCCTGCCCCCGCAGGCGCGGTCGGGTACGTGCCCCAGGCCGACGAGCTCGACCCGGAATTCCCGGTCACCCTCGAGCAGGTGGTGATGATGGGGCGGTACCGTTCCCTCGGCTGGCTGCGCCTGCCCGGCAAACGCGACCGCGCGCACGTCGCCGCGGCCCTCGAGGCCGTCGGGCTCTCCGAACGCGCCAGGACCCGGTTCGGCGAACTCTCCGGGGGCCAGCAGCAGCGCGGCCTCCTCGCCCGCGCCCTCGCATCCGGGCCCCGCCTGCTCCTGCTCGACGAACCGTTCAACGGACTCGATCAGGAGAACCGCAACGCGCTCGTGGACACCGTGAAGCGACTCAAGACCGATGGCGTTGCCGTGCTCATCTCGACGCACGACCTCGAACTCGCCCGCGACGTCTGCGAATCGGTCCTCCTGCTGAACGGCGGCCAGGTCGCCTTCGGCCCGCTCGACGAGGTGCTCAGCCTCGAGAACGTCCAGCGCACCTTCCGGTCCGTCGGGGTCGAACTCGACGAGCACACCGTCGTCGTGCCCAGCCACACGGGGCACTGA
- a CDS encoding alpha-ketoacid dehydrogenase subunit beta, producing MAKALNAGLRQAMLDNPKVLMMGEDIGPLGGVFRVTEGLHAEFGDKRVLDTPLAESGIVGTAIGLALRGYRPVCEIQFDGFVFPGFDQITSQLSRMRNRHEGQVTMPVVIRIPYGGHIGSIEHHQESPEAYFAHTPGLRVVSPSNPHDAYWMMQEAIASDDPIIFFEPKSRYWPKGEVRFGASGIPLHASRVVRAGADVTLVGHGAMVTVLLQAAELAAVEGISIEVIDLRSISPIDYGPILTSVEKTGHLVVAQEAYGFVSVGSEIAATVTERSFYHLEAPVLRVSGFDTPFPPAAVETHFLPSPDRVLEAVDRSLAY from the coding sequence ATGGCCAAGGCCCTGAACGCCGGCCTCCGCCAGGCGATGCTCGACAATCCGAAGGTCCTGATGATGGGCGAGGACATCGGACCGCTCGGCGGCGTGTTCCGCGTCACCGAGGGCCTGCACGCCGAATTCGGCGACAAGCGCGTGCTCGACACCCCGCTCGCAGAGTCCGGCATCGTCGGCACCGCAATCGGCCTCGCCCTCCGCGGCTACCGTCCCGTCTGCGAGATCCAGTTCGACGGCTTCGTCTTCCCCGGCTTCGACCAGATCACCAGCCAGCTCTCCCGGATGCGCAACCGGCACGAGGGCCAGGTCACGATGCCCGTCGTGATCCGGATTCCCTACGGCGGACACATCGGCTCGATCGAGCACCACCAGGAGAGCCCGGAGGCGTACTTCGCGCACACCCCCGGCCTGCGCGTTGTGAGCCCCTCGAACCCGCACGACGCCTATTGGATGATGCAGGAGGCGATCGCCTCCGACGACCCGATCATCTTCTTCGAGCCGAAGAGCCGCTACTGGCCCAAGGGCGAGGTCCGTTTTGGCGCGAGCGGGATTCCCCTGCACGCGAGCCGGGTTGTCCGCGCCGGCGCCGACGTCACCCTCGTCGGCCACGGCGCCATGGTCACGGTCCTGCTGCAGGCCGCCGAACTCGCCGCGGTCGAGGGCATCAGCATCGAGGTCATCGACCTGCGCTCGATCTCCCCGATCGACTACGGTCCCATCCTCACCTCCGTGGAGAAGACCGGCCACCTGGTCGTCGCTCAGGAAGCATACGGCTTCGTGAGCGTCGGCTCGGAAATCGCCGCGACCGTCACGGAGCGCTCGTTCTACCACCTCGAGGCTCCTGTGCTGCGGGTTTCCGGCTTCGACACCCCCTTCCCGCCCGCGGCCGTCGAGACCCATTTCCTGCCGTCCCCCGACCGGGTCCTCGAAGCGGTCGATCGTTCCCTCGCCTACTGA
- a CDS encoding dihydrolipoamide acetyltransferase family protein, whose protein sequence is MSVLNFTLPDVGEGLTEAEIVEWRVAPGDTVSINQVLVEIETAKSLVELPSPFVGVVGDILVEVGTTVDVGTVIITIVPAEEPAAVSAAPAAAAAAVPADAGAGKVPAVNVTELAGAALDTGSTITAEEPKVLVGRGAAPSVPTRRRRGSDGAAPHASIAPPAIETPRPAAAAQARAPRAASAGPVIAKPPIRKLAKDLGVDLALVEATGPVGDVTREDVLRGATQASVFRNIQTPEWPSDREEHIPVKGVRKAIAQAMVGSAFTAPHVSLFVDVDATRTMEFVKRLKASTDFAGVRVSPMLIMAKAMIWAVRRNPTVNSVFTDDEIIIKHYVNLGIAAATPRGLIVPNVKEAQDMSLLELARALETLTLTARDGKTTPADQAGGTITITNIGVFGMDTGTPILNSGEAGIVALGTIKPKPWVVDGEVRVRQVTTIGASFDHRVVDGDVASRFLADVASIIEEPALLLE, encoded by the coding sequence ATGAGCGTCCTGAACTTCACCCTTCCCGATGTCGGTGAGGGCCTCACCGAGGCTGAAATCGTCGAGTGGCGGGTCGCCCCCGGCGACACCGTGTCGATCAACCAGGTGCTCGTCGAGATCGAGACGGCCAAGTCGCTCGTCGAACTGCCGTCCCCCTTCGTCGGCGTCGTCGGCGACATCCTCGTCGAGGTCGGAACGACCGTGGACGTCGGAACGGTGATCATCACCATCGTCCCTGCCGAGGAGCCCGCCGCCGTCAGTGCGGCTCCTGCCGCTGCAGCCGCTGCCGTGCCGGCGGATGCCGGAGCAGGGAAGGTACCCGCCGTAAACGTCACCGAGCTGGCCGGCGCAGCCCTCGACACCGGGTCGACCATCACCGCTGAGGAGCCGAAGGTGCTCGTCGGCCGGGGAGCCGCTCCGAGCGTGCCGACCCGACGCCGTCGGGGATCCGACGGTGCCGCGCCGCACGCCTCGATCGCCCCTCCCGCGATCGAAACGCCCCGGCCGGCGGCCGCAGCCCAGGCGCGGGCGCCGCGCGCGGCATCCGCCGGGCCCGTCATTGCCAAGCCCCCGATTCGCAAGCTCGCGAAGGACCTCGGCGTCGATCTCGCCCTCGTCGAGGCGACCGGCCCCGTCGGCGACGTCACCCGCGAGGACGTGCTGCGCGGGGCGACCCAGGCCAGCGTGTTCCGCAACATCCAGACGCCCGAGTGGCCGAGCGACCGTGAGGAGCACATCCCGGTCAAGGGCGTGCGCAAGGCGATCGCGCAGGCCATGGTCGGCAGCGCCTTCACCGCGCCGCATGTCAGCCTGTTCGTCGATGTCGACGCCACGCGCACGATGGAGTTCGTCAAGCGCCTCAAGGCCTCGACCGACTTCGCCGGGGTGCGGGTCTCGCCGATGCTGATCATGGCCAAGGCGATGATCTGGGCCGTGCGCCGCAACCCGACCGTCAACTCGGTCTTCACCGACGACGAGATCATCATCAAGCACTACGTGAACCTCGGCATCGCCGCGGCCACCCCGCGCGGGCTGATCGTGCCGAACGTCAAAGAGGCCCAGGACATGAGCCTGCTCGAACTCGCTCGCGCCCTCGAGACGCTCACCCTCACGGCCCGCGACGGCAAGACGACGCCGGCAGACCAGGCCGGGGGCACGATCACGATCACGAACATCGGCGTCTTCGGCATGGACACCGGCACCCCGATCCTCAACTCCGGCGAAGCCGGGATCGTCGCACTCGGCACGATCAAGCCCAAGCCCTGGGTCGTCGACGGTGAGGTGCGCGTGCGCCAGGTCACGACGATCGGCGCGAGCTTCGACCACCGGGTCGTCGACGGTGACGTGGCGAGCCGCTTCCTGGCGGATGTCGCGAGCATCATCGAGGAACCGGCCCTCCTCCTCGAATAG
- a CDS encoding HU family DNA-binding protein, whose amino-acid sequence MADKSLNKTELVAKVAADSGQSQVAVDSVLNAFFAALAETVASDGKVTIPGWLGVERTATAARTGRNPQTGEEIAIAAGHRVKLTAGSKLKAAAK is encoded by the coding sequence ATGGCTGACAAGTCGCTGAACAAGACCGAGCTCGTTGCCAAGGTTGCCGCAGACTCTGGCCAGAGCCAGGTTGCCGTCGACAGCGTGCTCAACGCTTTCTTTGCCGCACTCGCCGAAACCGTCGCGAGCGACGGCAAGGTCACCATCCCGGGCTGGCTCGGCGTCGAGCGCACCGCCACCGCGGCGCGCACCGGCCGCAACCCGCAGACCGGCGAAGAAATCGCCATCGCAGCAGGCCACCGCGTCAAGCTGACCGCCGGCAGCAAGCTGAAGGCCGCCGCCAAGTAA
- a CDS encoding transcriptional repressor — protein MKRNTWQREAVRTALSDTVGFVSVQGLHTRLHATGSPIGLATVYRALADLAGEGEADCLQSPDGESLYRACSTTEHHHHLICRHCGLTVEIEADAVETWAKNVAAEHGFTQAAHVVDVFGLCAACTAASAAVIA, from the coding sequence ATGAAGCGCAACACCTGGCAGCGCGAGGCCGTGCGCACCGCCCTCAGCGACACGGTCGGATTCGTGAGCGTGCAAGGCCTGCACACCCGCCTGCACGCCACCGGATCCCCGATCGGGCTCGCGACGGTCTACCGCGCCCTCGCCGACCTCGCGGGCGAAGGCGAGGCCGACTGCCTGCAGTCGCCCGACGGCGAAAGCCTCTACCGGGCCTGCAGCACGACAGAGCACCACCACCACCTGATCTGCCGGCACTGCGGCCTCACCGTTGAAATCGAAGCGGATGCCGTCGAAACCTGGGCGAAAAACGTCGCCGCCGAGCACGGCTTCACCCAGGCCGCCCACGTCGTCGACGTATTCGGCCTGTGCGCGGCGTGCACCGCGGCATCCGCCGCCGTTATCGCCTGA
- the pdhA gene encoding pyruvate dehydrogenase (acetyl-transferring) E1 component subunit alpha, whose amino-acid sequence MAARENDSPLVQVLSTSGLVEPSEAAAEFMPYLDRLTEDDLRRFYRDMVVVRRFDKEAANLQRQGQLALWVPSHGQEAAQVGSAYATRPQDHVFPSYREHVVGMIRGLDLVDILRMLRGVTLGGWTPEDHGNFHLYTLVLASQTLHATGYAMGMQLDGTTATGNPETDEAVIVYYGDGASSQGDANEALVFAASYQTPQVFFLQNNHWAISVPVTRQSRTPLYLRAGGFGMPGTQVDGNDVLASYAVTAKHLDDARAGKGPALIEAMTYRVGAHTTADDPTKYRDPEELAAWVAKDPIVRFRAYLQGLGVEQDFLDAVDEEAEDHAADVRRRALEIRSPERSVIFDNVYAEPHPLIQEQKAWLDRYEASFEGGDA is encoded by the coding sequence ATGGCAGCGCGCGAGAACGACTCACCCCTGGTTCAGGTGCTCTCCACGAGCGGGCTCGTCGAGCCGAGCGAGGCGGCGGCTGAGTTCATGCCCTACCTCGACCGACTGACCGAAGACGACCTCCGCAGGTTCTACCGCGACATGGTCGTCGTCCGTCGTTTCGATAAGGAGGCGGCGAACCTGCAGCGGCAGGGCCAGCTCGCCCTCTGGGTGCCGAGCCACGGCCAGGAGGCCGCCCAGGTCGGAAGCGCGTACGCCACCCGCCCCCAGGACCACGTCTTCCCCTCCTACCGTGAGCACGTCGTCGGCATGATCCGCGGGCTTGACCTCGTCGACATCCTGCGGATGCTGCGCGGCGTCACCCTCGGCGGCTGGACCCCCGAGGACCACGGCAACTTCCATCTCTACACTCTCGTTCTCGCCTCGCAGACCCTGCACGCGACCGGATACGCGATGGGCATGCAGCTCGACGGCACGACCGCGACCGGCAACCCCGAAACCGATGAGGCGGTCATCGTCTACTACGGTGACGGGGCCTCCTCCCAGGGCGACGCGAACGAGGCCCTCGTCTTCGCGGCGAGTTACCAGACCCCGCAGGTCTTCTTCCTGCAGAACAACCACTGGGCGATCTCGGTGCCGGTCACCCGGCAGTCGCGCACCCCGCTCTACCTCCGCGCCGGCGGCTTCGGCATGCCCGGCACCCAGGTCGACGGCAATGACGTGCTCGCGAGCTACGCCGTCACCGCCAAGCACCTCGACGACGCGCGCGCGGGCAAGGGCCCCGCCCTGATCGAGGCGATGACCTACCGGGTCGGTGCGCACACCACCGCAGACGACCCCACCAAGTACCGGGACCCGGAGGAACTCGCCGCCTGGGTCGCGAAAGACCCGATCGTCCGGTTCCGCGCCTACCTGCAGGGCCTCGGCGTCGAGCAGGACTTCCTCGACGCCGTCGACGAGGAGGCCGAGGACCACGCAGCGGATGTCCGCCGCCGCGCCCTCGAGATCCGCTCGCCGGAGCGTTCCGTCATCTTCGACAACGTCTACGCCGAACCCCACCCGCTGATCCAGGAACAGAAGGCCTGGCTCGACCGATACGAAGCATCCTTCGAAGGAGGCGACGCGTGA
- the rpmB gene encoding 50S ribosomal protein L28: MAATCQVTGAVPGFGHNVSHSHRRTKRRFDPNVQTKKYYVPSLRRNVTLTLSVKGIKVIDARGIESVVKDLLARGEKI, encoded by the coding sequence ATGGCAGCAACCTGCCAGGTGACCGGAGCCGTTCCCGGCTTTGGACACAACGTTTCGCACTCGCACCGACGCACCAAGCGTCGTTTCGACCCGAACGTACAGACCAAAAAGTACTACGTGCCTTCGTTGCGCCGTAACGTCACCCTGACCCTCTCGGTCAAGGGAATCAAGGTTATCGATGCTCGTGGCATTGAGTCGGTCGTCAAGGACCTGCTCGCCCGTGGGGAGAAAATCTAA
- a CDS encoding metal ABC transporter permease: MDYFSTALIAATVIGALCGLVGSLVVLRRRTFFAQALTHATFPGAVAAAMLGLSIPLGAFVASIAIVGIMTVIGRVRRQGSQVASGIVLTAGFALGVLLQALNPSLPVHVDSFLVGSILTTTGSDIGLAGGVLVVAVLVIVFFGKELLFSTFDASGYRAAGYREWPMELLTLGLITATVVTAMPAVGAILAIALIAAPAAAARLLARTAGQILIAAPVLGATAGISGVLLSRALDVAAGPAIALTAAAFFLLALAVRQLRSRAGRSRTAALPTRPASGRAAARASLGWES, encoded by the coding sequence ATGGACTACTTCAGCACCGCCCTCATCGCCGCGACCGTGATCGGCGCACTGTGCGGCCTCGTCGGCTCCCTCGTCGTGCTGCGCCGGCGCACCTTCTTCGCCCAGGCCCTCACCCACGCCACCTTCCCCGGCGCGGTCGCCGCGGCGATGCTCGGGCTGAGCATTCCGCTCGGGGCCTTCGTCGCGAGCATCGCCATCGTCGGAATCATGACCGTGATCGGCCGGGTGCGCCGCCAGGGCAGCCAGGTGGCCTCTGGCATCGTCCTCACGGCGGGCTTCGCGCTCGGGGTGCTCCTGCAGGCGCTCAACCCGTCGCTACCCGTTCACGTCGATTCGTTCCTCGTCGGATCCATCCTGACCACGACCGGTTCCGACATCGGCCTCGCCGGCGGCGTCCTCGTGGTCGCCGTTCTGGTGATCGTCTTCTTCGGCAAGGAACTGCTGTTCTCGACCTTCGATGCGAGTGGATACCGCGCGGCCGGATACCGGGAATGGCCGATGGAACTTCTGACCCTGGGCCTCATCACCGCGACCGTCGTCACCGCGATGCCCGCGGTCGGCGCAATCCTCGCGATCGCCCTGATCGCAGCCCCCGCGGCCGCCGCGCGCCTGCTCGCCCGCACCGCGGGTCAGATCCTCATCGCGGCACCCGTCCTCGGGGCGACGGCCGGGATCAGCGGGGTACTGCTCTCGCGCGCCCTCGACGTCGCCGCCGGGCCCGCGATCGCGCTCACCGCAGCAGCGTTCTTCCTCCTGGCTCTCGCCGTGCGTCAGCTCCGCTCCCGGGCCGGCCGTTCCCGGACCGCCGCCCTGCCCACCCGGCCGGCTTCCGGTCGTGCCGCCGCCCGGGCGAGCCTAGGGTGGGAGTCATGA
- the rpsN gene encoding 30S ribosomal protein S14 — protein sequence MAKKSKIARNEQRKIVVARYAVKRLELKKALVDESGTDESREAARLGLQKLPRNASPVRVRNRDAVDGRPRGHLSKFGISRVRFRDMAHRGELPGITKSSW from the coding sequence ATGGCCAAGAAGAGCAAGATCGCCCGTAACGAACAGCGCAAGATCGTTGTTGCCCGTTACGCCGTCAAGCGCCTGGAGCTGAAGAAGGCCCTCGTCGACGAGTCCGGTACGGACGAGTCGCGCGAGGCAGCCCGCCTCGGCCTCCAGAAGCTTCCCCGCAACGCTTCGCCGGTGCGCGTGCGCAACCGCGACGCCGTCGACGGTCGCCCCCGTGGCCACCTCTCCAAGTTCGGCATCTCGCGCGTGCGTTTCCGCGACATGGCGCACCGCGGCGAGCTGCCCGGCATCACCAAGTCCAGCTGGTAA
- a CDS encoding metal ABC transporter substrate-binding protein, with protein sequence MTPSKLLVPALLAAAALTLSGCSATTPGSAGGSGGASGDLRVVATTTQVADLARNVIGDAPGVTLTQLIQPNQSAHSYDPSAADLTALGRADVLVINGVGLEEWLTDAIDASGFHGVTIDSDAGITIAESGAGNDEAPHTADAAHDHAGGNPHIWTDVANAEAMTRTIAAGLASASASDADRAAAFTADATGYGSTLAALDGWIRANIDPVPAAERLLVSNHDAFGYFTAAYGITYVGSVIPSFDDNAEPSATEIDQLVTKIKATGVKAVFSEASISPKAADTIARQAGVTVYSGDDALYGDSLGPAGSDGATYVASQLHNVRLILESWGRAPTAVPADLRE encoded by the coding sequence GTGACCCCCTCGAAACTCCTCGTACCCGCACTCCTGGCCGCGGCCGCGCTCACCCTCAGCGGATGCTCGGCCACGACGCCCGGTTCGGCCGGAGGCTCCGGAGGAGCATCGGGCGACCTCCGGGTCGTCGCGACGACCACCCAGGTTGCCGACCTCGCCCGCAACGTGATCGGCGACGCCCCGGGCGTCACGCTGACCCAGCTCATCCAGCCGAACCAGAGCGCGCACAGCTACGACCCGTCCGCGGCCGACCTGACCGCCCTCGGCCGCGCCGACGTGCTCGTGATCAACGGCGTCGGCCTTGAGGAATGGCTCACCGACGCGATCGACGCCTCCGGCTTCCACGGCGTCACGATCGACTCCGACGCGGGCATCACGATCGCAGAGAGCGGCGCCGGAAACGACGAGGCCCCCCACACGGCGGATGCCGCACACGACCACGCGGGCGGCAACCCGCACATCTGGACCGACGTCGCCAACGCGGAAGCCATGACCCGCACCATCGCCGCCGGTCTCGCGTCCGCGAGTGCCTCCGACGCCGACCGGGCAGCTGCCTTCACGGCCGACGCCACCGGCTACGGAAGCACGCTCGCCGCGCTCGACGGCTGGATCCGCGCGAACATCGACCCCGTCCCCGCCGCGGAGCGGCTTCTCGTCAGCAACCACGACGCCTTCGGCTATTTCACGGCCGCATACGGCATCACCTACGTCGGCAGTGTGATCCCGAGCTTCGACGACAACGCCGAACCGAGCGCAACCGAAATTGACCAGCTCGTCACGAAGATCAAGGCCACCGGCGTCAAGGCCGTGTTCTCCGAGGCCTCGATCAGCCCCAAGGCCGCCGACACGATCGCCCGGCAGGCCGGCGTCACCGTGTACTCCGGCGACGACGCCCTGTATGGCGATTCCCTCGGCCCGGCCGGCAGCGACGGTGCCACCTACGTCGCCTCCCAGCTGCACAATGTGCGCCTGATCCTCGAGTCCTGGGGCAGAGCCCCCACCGCCGTCCCGGCAGACCTGCGAGAGTGA
- a CDS encoding metal ABC transporter permease codes for MDAWGALLDAFSLPFMSRALVVLLVLSLVAGIVGVLVNLRGLEFISDGLTHAVFPGIAIGFVWGGREGLFAGAIVAAVLTAIVLAVLMRKAVPVDAAIAIVFTAMFSIGVIVVSRQTNYVGQLEQLLFGRLLTISVVEVVQTVVICAIALLLVGVTLKEQLFRAFDRTGFSAVGYRPFVLDLVLNVAIALVVVAASSAVGTLLVLAVLIVPGAVARLVTVRLWLLFPVAAVFAAVAAWLGLSLGYMASVGAGINLPSGATVVLVLVAGYAFALVGRLLLDRLRHGRLRHDRLRAPQPRPAAVR; via the coding sequence GTGGATGCCTGGGGCGCGCTTCTCGACGCCTTCTCCCTGCCGTTCATGTCCCGCGCCCTCGTAGTGCTCCTCGTGCTGAGCCTCGTCGCGGGCATCGTCGGCGTGCTCGTCAACCTGCGCGGGCTCGAATTCATCAGCGACGGGCTCACGCACGCGGTGTTTCCCGGCATCGCGATCGGGTTCGTCTGGGGCGGCCGTGAGGGCCTCTTCGCCGGGGCGATCGTCGCGGCCGTGCTCACCGCGATCGTGTTGGCGGTGCTGATGCGCAAGGCAGTGCCGGTCGACGCCGCGATCGCGATCGTGTTCACGGCCATGTTCAGCATCGGCGTGATCGTCGTGTCCCGGCAGACCAACTATGTCGGCCAGCTCGAACAGCTCCTGTTCGGGCGGCTGCTCACGATCAGCGTGGTCGAGGTCGTCCAGACGGTCGTGATCTGCGCGATCGCCCTCCTCCTCGTGGGAGTCACACTCAAGGAGCAACTCTTCCGCGCCTTCGACCGCACCGGGTTCTCCGCCGTCGGCTACCGGCCCTTCGTGCTCGACCTCGTGCTCAACGTGGCGATCGCGCTCGTCGTCGTCGCCGCGTCGAGCGCCGTCGGAACCCTGCTCGTGCTCGCGGTGCTGATCGTTCCCGGTGCGGTCGCACGGCTCGTGACCGTGCGCCTGTGGCTGCTGTTCCCGGTCGCGGCGGTGTTCGCCGCCGTCGCGGCGTGGCTCGGCCTCTCCCTCGGTTACATGGCATCGGTGGGGGCCGGCATCAACCTGCCGAGCGGCGCGACCGTCGTGCTCGTGCTCGTCGCCGGCTATGCCTTCGCCCTCGTCGGCCGACTCCTGCTCGACCGGCTCCGGCACGGCAGGCTCCGGCATGACCGGCTGCGCGCGCCGCAGCCTCGGCCTGCGGCGGTGCGCTGA
- a CDS encoding histidinol-phosphate transaminase, which produces MSPTDQSAVRLRPEIIALPAYRQGKAAAASAFKLSSNENPFGPLPGVIAAVGAETTYNRYPDASASELRERLAARYGLSPDEVHVGSGSVALLSQLILAAAGPGDEVVYSWRSFEAYPSLVTVAGATSVQVPNRPDHGHDLTALAAAITERTRVLIVCSPNNPTGTIVRAAEFEAFMAVVPSTLLVILDEAYAEFVTDPDAVRGISLLGRYPNLVVLRTFSKAYGLAGLRVGYGLGPVAILDAARATAIPLSVTGVASAAAIASLDVDDELMERVRTIGIRRDTIWRALTEQGWNTPAPQGNFIWLPTGAETGVAAEALGAAGLVVRPFPEGIRISIGEEESVEELLRTCAELVQNLPIGHSARRLG; this is translated from the coding sequence GTGAGCCCCACAGACCAGTCAGCGGTGCGACTGCGCCCCGAAATCATCGCCCTCCCGGCCTACAGGCAGGGAAAGGCGGCAGCCGCGAGTGCCTTCAAGCTCTCGAGCAACGAGAACCCGTTCGGGCCGCTGCCCGGTGTGATCGCTGCCGTCGGCGCCGAGACGACGTACAATCGCTATCCGGATGCCTCCGCGTCCGAACTCCGGGAACGCCTCGCCGCACGCTACGGGCTTTCGCCGGACGAGGTGCACGTGGGCAGCGGTTCCGTCGCCCTGCTCTCCCAGCTCATCCTCGCCGCGGCGGGCCCAGGGGACGAAGTCGTCTATTCCTGGCGCTCCTTCGAGGCATACCCGAGCCTCGTCACCGTCGCAGGCGCGACGAGCGTGCAGGTGCCCAACCGGCCGGATCACGGCCACGACCTCACTGCCCTGGCCGCCGCGATCACCGAGCGCACCCGCGTGCTCATCGTCTGCAGCCCGAACAACCCGACCGGCACGATCGTGCGCGCTGCGGAGTTCGAGGCCTTCATGGCGGTCGTCCCCTCGACGCTGCTCGTCATCCTCGACGAGGCGTACGCCGAGTTCGTGACCGACCCCGACGCCGTCAGGGGCATCTCCCTGCTGGGCCGCTACCCGAACCTCGTCGTGCTCCGCACCTTCTCCAAGGCCTACGGCCTCGCCGGGCTCCGGGTCGGCTACGGTCTCGGGCCGGTCGCGATCCTCGATGCTGCCCGTGCGACGGCGATTCCGCTGTCGGTCACGGGGGTCGCCAGTGCTGCCGCGATCGCATCGCTCGATGTCGATGACGAACTCATGGAACGGGTGCGCACCATCGGCATCCGTCGTGACACGATCTGGAGAGCGCTCACCGAGCAGGGCTGGAACACTCCCGCACCCCAGGGCAACTTCATCTGGTTGCCGACGGGCGCGGAAACCGGTGTCGCCGCCGAGGCGCTCGGTGCGGCCGGACTCGTGGTGCGGCCCTTCCCCGAGGGGATCCGGATCTCAATCGGCGAGGAAGAATCTGTGGAAGAACTACTGCGAACCTGCGCGGAACTTGTACAAAATCTACCAATAGGGCATTCGGCCCGGCGGCTAGGTTAG
- the rpmG gene encoding 50S ribosomal protein L33, whose protein sequence is MAKQHDVRPIIKLRSTAGTGYTYVTRKNRRNDPDRLVLKKYDPVVRKHVDFREER, encoded by the coding sequence ATGGCCAAGCAGCATGACGTCCGCCCGATCATCAAGCTCCGCTCGACGGCCGGCACCGGTTACACATATGTGACCCGCAAGAACCGTCGTAACGACCCCGACCGTCTCGTGCTCAAGAAGTACGACCCCGTAGTGCGCAAGCACGTTGACTTCCGAGAGGAGCGCTAA
- a CDS encoding VIT1/CCC1 transporter family protein, translating into MTSIAPARIAPVAPAVEAAADDRKRTESHAGRLNWLRAGVLGANDGIVSVAALVVGVAGASGSTAVIAAAGTAGLVGGAISMALGEYVSVSSQSDSQRTLIAREKQELSVDPQGELEELAKLYEKQGLAPATARQVATEFTAIDPVRAHLLAEHSITEDDVVSAWHAAWVSAAAFTLGALLPFLAILLLPASVRIPITFGAVLVALAALGATGAHLGGSPKLRAIIRVVLGGSAALVVTFLIGSLLGTSGVV; encoded by the coding sequence ATGACCTCCATCGCCCCCGCCAGAATCGCCCCCGTCGCTCCTGCAGTCGAAGCCGCAGCCGACGACCGGAAGCGCACCGAGAGCCACGCCGGCCGCCTGAACTGGCTCCGCGCCGGGGTGCTCGGCGCCAACGACGGCATCGTCTCCGTCGCGGCCCTCGTCGTCGGCGTCGCCGGCGCGAGCGGCTCGACAGCAGTCATCGCCGCGGCCGGCACAGCCGGTCTCGTCGGCGGGGCGATCTCGATGGCCCTCGGTGAATACGTCTCCGTCAGCAGCCAGAGCGACAGCCAGCGCACCCTGATCGCGCGCGAGAAGCAGGAACTGAGCGTCGACCCGCAGGGCGAGCTCGAGGAACTCGCGAAACTCTACGAAAAGCAGGGCCTCGCGCCCGCGACGGCCCGCCAGGTCGCCACGGAATTCACCGCGATCGACCCCGTGCGCGCCCACCTGCTCGCCGAGCACAGCATCACGGAAGACGACGTCGTCAGCGCCTGGCATGCCGCCTGGGTCTCCGCCGCGGCGTTCACCCTCGGCGCGCTGCTCCCGTTCCTGGCGATCCTGCTCCTGCCCGCGAGCGTGCGCATCCCGATCACCTTCGGCGCCGTGCTCGTCGCCCTCGCCGCCCTCGGGGCGACCGGCGCCCACCTCGGCGGCAGCCCCAAGCTGCGGGCGATCATCCGCGTCGTGCTCGGCGGCTCCGCCGCGCTCGTGGTCACCTTCCTGATCGGATCCCTGCTCGGCACCTCCGGCGTCGTCTAG